A window from Dermacentor albipictus isolate Rhodes 1998 colony chromosome 10, USDA_Dalb.pri_finalv2, whole genome shotgun sequence encodes these proteins:
- the LOC135899774 gene encoding carbohydrate sulfotransferase 9-like isoform X2, whose amino-acid sequence MAIPPFKPLILALVVAAVVLANLAIVGRHRLFAKLSTCDCSASVNRSVYPGEKEKRSEVDDLARRLVRIEAYCKKYAGILQAESSVDDSANVSSSMCTRGPRSLYLVDTRRFAFCSVPKAATSSIKALVLLAENVSAVAADADGIYSAFRRRFRVRCPSAYVRDHLVANYTKAITVRHPFERLVSAYVNKIRTTRPMIVGAKRMYRSGFRGSGPNGTFTFAEFVNIILNTSAETWDPHWAPYTRRCRPCTMRYDIILKVESLHRDLASLLPRIGLAGWSFPKKNTKTVSEESDADSAHYFAELTRQQAPRLAWRTFRLIWTPLHVQ is encoded by the exons ATGGCAATACCGCCGTTTAAGCCACTCATACTAGCCCTCGTCGTGGCTGCTGTAGTGCTGGCGAATCTGGCTATCGTCGGACGACATCGGCTCTTTGCAAAG CTTTCAACGTGCGACTGCAGCGCTTCCGTCAACCGATCCGTCTACccgggagaaaaagaaaaacgcagtgAGGTGGACGACCTAGCTAGAAGGCTCGTCCGAATCGAGGCCTACTGCAAGAAATACGCCGGCATCTTACAGGCAGAGAGCTCTGTGGATGACTCGGCGAACGTAAGCAGTTCAATGTGCACACGTGGCCCGCGATCTCTCTATCTCGTGGACACTAGGCGCTTCGCATTCTGTTCCGTACCGAAGGCTGCCACGTCGAGCATCAAGGCCCTCGTCCTGCTGGCCGAGAACGTTTCCGCGGTGgctgccgacgccgacggcaTCTACAGCGCCTTCCGGCGAAGGTTTCGTGTCCGGTGCCCCAGCGCCTACGTGAGAGACCACCTCGTCGCCAACTACACAAAGGCTATCACAGTGCGACACCCGTTTGAAAGACTGGTCTCGGCGTATGTGAACAAGATTCGCACTACACGGCCGATGATCGTGGGCGCCAAAAGAATGTACAGAAGCGGCTTCCGTGGTAGTGGGCCCAACGGGACCTTCACGTTCGCCGAATTCGTGAACATCATACTGAACACGTCTGCGGAGACCTGGGACCCGCATTGGGCGCCCTACACCCGCCGATGCCGGCCTTGTACCATGAG GTACGACATCATTCTGAAGGTGGAATCGCTTCACCGAGACCTGGCCTCCTTGCTGCCAAGGATTGGACTAGCCGGCTGGTCGTTCCCAAAGAAGAACACAAAGACAGTTTCTGAAGAATCCGACGCTGATTCTGCGCATTATTTCGCAGAGCTCACGCGACAGCAG GCACCAAGGCTTGCTTGGAGAACATTCCGCTTAATCTGGACTCCGTTACATGT